The following coding sequences are from one Primulina eburnea isolate SZY01 chromosome 15, ASM2296580v1, whole genome shotgun sequence window:
- the LOC140815731 gene encoding uncharacterized protein, producing MTKHHRWKGKSLVSHVDAEKEDRLKCEKIEIENTVERLLKLTKSIGNGNKEAKMRKKSEATQLIQDFHKQYESLYSLYEDLRGEVKKKLSARDDDDESSSSSSSSVSDSDTFYTPEELNLKNDEKVCNSTVGGSREFVTPDLEYTTILKDKLTSTSEVKKMSEFEEYGNVAKDLSVGDEQEEVYTGQMVMKMRDLEGEVSRLKVENGSLLLKLRETEDRVELKSKAVSKMENEVSRLDHMFKESEISHLARIGELEGHRDILQTEKGELVDEQDRSKGSLLEQVESLKKEVVCVKTEKSALEMKFNNQLEEKTGSSTVDIQGLELEIDSLNVKKGELEEQILKMNQEMYESVLEKQELNAKVSELQTYLTKSENELSAQENEFHICQDEMSAQIAFLTDHNKNLEGKFQALEDEKSCLEMELEALKNDKKRMEVDIEKEKQATLELEDMINTLKNEGKNAQIKFHDPKLSNQLIERKMEEMAEEFRKQFEDKYRILSRRIRVAEQIHVENKECYQRTAQENKFLQERVNKTELGLKLVKDISLHADDVLTMLDSVALRFEECTGNFLNRISKASCELKFSKDWAMRKNKALKNVKDDLDCLLAQLDEKESEILMFREKVWKSENKVRELEKMIKEKEEGMVGLEEEKREAIRQLCVWIDYHRSRSDYYKKMLSEVNSRSRRAT from the exons ATGACGAAGCATCATCGTTGGAAAGGGAAGTCTTTAGTGAGTCACGTGGATGCAGAGAAAGAAGATCGGCTAAAATGTGAGAAAATAG AGATTGAGAATACAGTGGAGAGGCTTTTGAAGCTAACTAAAAGTATAGGCAATGGCAACAAAGAAGCAAAGATGAGGAAAAAGTCAGAAGCAACACAACTCATTCAAGATTTTCACAAGCAATATGAATCCCTTTACTCCCTTTATGAAGATTTGAGAGGAGAAGTGAAGAAAAAACTCAGTGCacgagatgatgatgatgaatctTCTTCTTCGTCCTCTTCTTCTGTCTCTGATTCCGACACATTCTATACTCCAGAGGAATTGAATCTCAAGAATGATGAAAAAGTTTGCAATAGCACTGTGGGAGGGAGCAGGGAATTTGTGACCCCGGATTTGGAATACACTACAATCTTGAAGGATAAACTGACATCTACTAGTGAAGTGAAGAAGATGTCAGAGTTTGAAGAATATGGAAATGTAGCCAAGGATTTGAGCGTTGGAGATGAGCAGGAAGAGGTTTACACGGGGCAGATGGTGATGAAAATGAGGGATTTGGAGGGAGAGGTTTCAAGGTTGAAGGTTGAAAATGGATCCCTTCTTTTGAAATTGAGAGAGACGGAAGATCGAGTTGAGTTGAAGTCCAAAGCGGTTTCTAAAATGGAGAATGAAGTCTCAAGGCTTGACCATATGTTCAAAGAAAGTGAGATTAGTCATCTGGCAAGAATTGGAGAGCTTGAGGGACATAGAGATATTCTGCAGACTGAGAAAGGTGAATTGGTGGACGAACAGGATCGATCCAAGGGAAGTCTGTTGGAGCAAGTTGAATCCCTGAAGAAAGAAGTTGTGTGTGTAAAAACTGAGAAAAGTGCGTTAGAGATGAAATTCAATAACCAATTGGAGGAAAAAACTGGAAGTTCTACGGTTGATATTCAAGGTTTGGAGCTCGAGATCGACTCTTTAAACGTTAAGAAAGGTGAATTGGAAGAGCAGATATTGAAAATGAATCAAGAAATGTATGAATCTGTGTTGGAAAAACAGGAGTTGAATGCAAAGGTTTCTGAACTTCAAACATATCTAACGAAGAGCGAAAACGAGCTATCGGCCCAAGAAAATGAGTTTCATATTTGCCAAGATGAAATGTCAGCTCAGATTGCATTTTTGACAGATCACAACAAGAATCTTGAAGGGAAATTTCAGGCCTTAGAAGATGAGAAATCCTGTTTGGAGATGGAGTTGGAGGCCTTGAAAAACGATAAGAAACGAATGGAAGTTGATATTGAAAAGGAAAAACAAGCGACATTGGAATTGGAGGATATGATAAACACATTGAAGAATGAAGGCAAAAACGCCCAAATCAAGTTCCACGACCCCAAATTGAGCAACCAACTCATCGAAAGGAAGATGgaagaaatggcagaagagttcAGAAAACAATTTGAGGACAAATACAGAATCTTGAGCAGGAGGATAAGGGTAGCGGAACAGATACACGTCGAGAACAAAGAGTGCTACCAAAGAACAGCTCAAGAAAACAAGTTCCTCCAAGAAAGGGTCAATAAAACCGAGCTAGGACTGAAACTCGTTAAGGACATATCTTTACATGCCGATGATGTCCTAACTATGTTAGACTCGGTGGCACTGAGATTCGAGGAATGCACTGGTAACTTCCTGAACCGGATATCGAAAGCCTCGTGCGAGCTGAAGTTTTCGAAAGATTGGGCTATGAGGAAGAACAAAGctttgaaaaatgtaaaagacGATCTTGATTGCTTGTTAGCACAGCTCGACGAGAAGGAATCTGAGATACTTATGTTCAGAGAAAAGGTGTGGAAATCGGAGAACAAGGTAAGGGAATTGGAGAAGATGATCAAAGAAAAAGAGGAGGGAATGGTGGGACTTGAGGAAGAGAAGAGGGAGGCGATAAGGCAGCTTTGTGTTTGGATTGATTATCACCGCAGCCGATCGGATTATTACAAGAAAATGCTGTCTGAAGTGAATTCAAGATCAAGAAGGGCAACTTGA
- the LOC140813988 gene encoding high mobility group B protein 13-like — MAAATAQMLVAAEPAISKKGRSRKALKQKNSSSNDSSINIVPAAAPPPESSVGKENGMSFSQKKTRKGDPKAKQKQSSEESCFERELREMQENLEKLKIEKEQTEEMLKAREESLKQKDQEQEKLKMEIKKLQKIKEFKPTMAFPIGISLKGEDQEKKDKKKVGPAKKKPSPPYVLWCKDQWNEVKKANPDADFKTMSNLLGTQWKTITEEEKRPYEETYQAEKEIYLKIMGNEKRQHEAMKLLEEEQKQKAAMELLEQYLEFKQETEEENKKKSKKERDPLKPKKPLSAYFIFSNARREALLKENKNVLDVARITGEEWKNMKEKQKAPYELMAMKNKEQYMQEMESYKQKKDEESENLRKQEDELMKLQKQEAMQLLKKKEKTENLIKKSKAKCQKEKGEKNADPNKPRKPASSFLLFRNEAMKKLAEERPGINKSTLIALISVKWKDMNEDEKQIWNHKAGQAMEVYKKEMVEYNKKLEAEAQTN, encoded by the exons ATGGCAGCTGCTACTGCTCAAATGCTGGTCGCCGCCGAACCTGCAATTTCAAAGAAAGGGAGGTCTAGGAAAGCACTTAAGCAAAAAAACTCATCATCAAATGATTCGAGCATAAACATTGTTCCGGCTGCGGCTCCACCCCCGGAAAGTTCTGTCGGGAAAGAGAATGGAATGAGTTTCTCCCAGAAGAAAACAAGGAAAGGGGATCCTAAGGCGAAGCAGAAACAGTCGTCGGAAGAGTCTTGTTTCGAGAGAGAATTGCGAGAAATGCAGGAAAATCTTGAGAAATTGAAGATCGAGAAGGAGCAGACGGAGGAAATGCTGAAGGCTAGGGAGGAGTCTCTGAAGCAGAAGGATCAGGAGCAGGAGAAATTGAAAATGGAAATCAAGAAGTTGCAGAAGATCAAGGAGTTTAAGCCCACCATG GCGTTCCCGATCGGGATTTCGCTCAAAGGTGAAGATCAAGAAAagaaagacaagaagaaggtgGGTCCGGCGAAGAAGAAGCCGTCTCCTCCGTATGTACTTTGGTGCAAAGACCAGTGGAATGAG GTAAAGAAAGCCAATCCAGATGCAGATTTCAAAACTATGTCGAATCTCTTAGGGACACAATGGAAGACaataactgaagaagaaaagaggcCTTATGAAGAAACTTACCAAGCTGAGAAGGAAATTTACTTAAAAATCATGGGAAATGAGAAGCGCCAACACGAGGCAATGAAGCTCTTGGAGGAAGAACAGAAACAGAAAGCAGCTATGGAGTTGCTTGAACAATATCTCGAGTTCAAACAGGAAACAGAGGaagaaaacaagaagaaatcaaa GAAGGAGAGAGATCCTCTGAAACCAAAGAAACCGTTGTCAGCATATTTCATTTTCTCCAATGCACGTCGCGAAGCTTTGTTAAAAGAGAACAAAAATGTTTTGGAT GTTGCGAGAATTACTGGGGAGGAATGGAAGAACATGAAAGAGAAACAAAAGGCACCATATGAACTG ATGGCAATGAAAAACAAGGAACAGTACATGCAAGAAATGGAATCATACAAGCAGAAGAAAGATGAAGAATCCGAAAATCTTAGAAAGCAAGAGGACGAACTAATGAAGCTTCAGAAGCAAGAAGCGATGCAACTGctaaaaaagaaagagaaaacaGAGAATCTGATTAAG AAATCGAAGGCCAAATGCCAGAAAGAAAAGGGTGAAAAGAATGCTGATCCTAACAAACCAAGGAAGCCCGCATCTTCATTCCTACTCTTCAG GAATGAGGCCATGAAGAAATTGGCTGAAGAGCGGCCTGGAATCAACAAGTCCACTCTCATTGCTCTCATCTCTGTCAAATGGAAG GATATGAATGAGGATGAGAAGCAAATCTGGAACCATAAAGCTGGACAAGCCATGGAAGTATACAAGAAAGAAATGGTAGAATACAACAAGAAATTGGAAGCCGAAGCCCAAACCAATTAG
- the LOC140813767 gene encoding probable polygalacturonase, which translates to MEFSRWIEEENKAINRFFSNTSNFLCFLLHSKNSLHIATRIPRKMRAREFSTPRFFLAISIFINCVAFAYSNWATCSGIVPMRHRSDKISITDFGGVGDGFTLNTNAFKEAIYRIKHLRRRGGTLLYIPPGEYLTGPFNLTSCMTLYLARGAVIKAAMDTKHWPLIAPLPSYGRGRELPGGRYMSFIHGNDLHDVIITGDNGTIDGNGYIWWNMWWQRTLKFTRPNLIELMNSRSIIISNLVFKNSPFWNIHPVYCSEVVIRYVTIVAPANSPNTDGIDPDSSSNVCIEDSYISTGDDLVAIKSGWDEYGIAYNRPSHDITIRRIYGSSPYAGIAIGSETSGGVENVLAEHINLFNMGVGIHLKTNIGRGGVIRNITISNVHMENTRKGIKISGDVGDHPDMGYDQNALPVVQDVMIKDVWGEKVEQAGLIHGLKNAPFTGICLSNIYIHGNPGSKNLPWQCSAVSGAAVQVIPWPCPELTSR; encoded by the exons ATGGAGTTTTCTCGTTGGattgaagaagaaaacaaaGCGATCAATCGGTTTTTTAGCAACACTTCAAATTTCCTTTGTTTTTTGTTGCACTCCAAGAACTCACTCCATATAGCTACCCGAATTCCCCGAAAAATGCGAGCCCGAGAATTTTCTACTCCCCGCTTCTTTCTGGCCATATCCATCTTCATAAACTGTGTTGCATTTGCGTACTCTAACTGGGCAACATGCTCCGGCATTGTCCCGATGAGGCATCGAAGCGACAAGATATCGATAACGGATTTCGGAGGAGTGGGCGATGGGTTCACGTTGAACACAAACGCATTCAAGGAGGCGATATACAGAATCAAGCACTTGAGGAGAAGAGGTGGGACTTTGCTTTACATTCCTCCGGGAGAGTATCTGACGGGACCATTTAATCTTACGAGTTGTATGACTCTCTACTTGGCTAGAGGTGCTGTGATCAAAGCTGCCATG GACACTAAGCACTGGCCTTTAATTGCTCCATTGCCTTCATATGGTAGAGGAAGAGAACTCCCCGGGGGAAGGTATATGAGCTTCATCCATGGAAATGACCTGCATGATGTCATTATCACAG GCGATAACGGGACGATTGATGGGAATGGTTACATTTGGTGGAACATGTGGTGGCAAAGAACCCTTAAGTTCACCAGGCCAAACCTAATTGAGTTGATGAACTCAAGAAGTATAATTATTTCCAATCTAGTCTTCAAGAACTCACCCTTTTGGAACATACACCCTGTCTATTGCAG CGAAGTGGTCATTCGATATGTTACCATAGTGGCGCCGGCCAATTCTCCCAACACCGATGGAATCGATCCAG ACTCTAGCTCCAATGTATGCATTGAGGACTCCTACATATCGACCGGAGATGACCTCGTAGCCATCAAGAGCGGATGGGATGAGTATGGAATAGCTTATAATCGCCCTAGCCATGACATAACCATCAGACGAATATACGGATCATCCCCATACGCAGGAATTGCTATAGGGAGCGAAACATCAGGTGGGGTTGAGAATGTTCTGGCCGAGCACATTAACTTGTTCAACATGGGAGTTGGGATTCACTTGAAAACAAATATTGGTCGAGGCGGGGTCATAAGAAACATCACCATATCAAACGTTCACATGGAGAACACGCGAAAGGGGATCAAGATCTCTGGCGACGTGGGTGATCATCCAGACATGGGATATGATCAAAACGCTCTTCCTGTCGTCCAGGATGTCATGATCAAGGATGTGTGGGGTGAGAAAGTTGAACAAGCTGGATTGATTCATGGTCTGAAAAACGCACCATTTACAGGTATTTGTCTGTCGAATATTTATATCCACGGAAACCCGGGGTCGAAAAATTTGCCGTGGCAGTGTTCGGCTGTGAGCGGAGCAGCAGTTCAGGTTATCCCATGGCCATGTCCTGAGCTAACCAGCCGGTAG